In Aquimarina sp. TRL1, a single window of DNA contains:
- a CDS encoding MepB family protein encodes MTISDPTVLWLKEQVYDSCGFELTAYQEEEESSAYCAARFKLNGKTTIFRKAKITPKKTGQFVTVWKRNEKGVTVPFQETDQIDLVVIFVASGHQKGTFIFPGRILIEKKIISSAHIEGKRGIRVYPPWDAPKSKQAIQTQKWQCLYFVSLDSLLTTEIEQLKKKYK; translated from the coding sequence TTGACGATATCTGACCCCACTGTTTTATGGCTAAAAGAACAGGTATATGATTCCTGTGGTTTTGAGCTTACCGCGTATCAGGAAGAAGAAGAAAGTAGTGCCTATTGTGCAGCACGTTTTAAGTTAAATGGAAAAACAACTATTTTTAGAAAAGCAAAAATTACTCCTAAAAAAACAGGTCAGTTTGTAACTGTTTGGAAAAGAAATGAAAAAGGGGTTACGGTCCCTTTTCAGGAAACGGATCAGATTGATTTGGTCGTAATATTTGTAGCGAGTGGTCATCAAAAAGGAACGTTTATTTTTCCAGGTCGGATACTCATAGAAAAAAAGATTATTTCATCAGCTCATATAGAAGGAAAAAGAGGAATACGTGTTTACCCACCATGGGATGCTCCAAAAAGCAAACAGGCAATACAAACACAAAAATGGCAATGTCTTTATTTCGTTTCTTTGGATTCCCTTTTGACGACAGAAATAGAACAATTAAAAAAGAAGTATAAATAA
- a CDS encoding M36 family metallopeptidase: MKKNVTFLILTLFLGQMMIAQNMESIVRDYFNVSTTKSALNKQDVAEWKIKDIVPSLNPDIKHVYINQYYQGIEIQDGTYKLTVKNDQVTWEINQFITDIKSKINSSKAFTSPESAIMKVVQAHNLRTPNALNRSANKSAKGDLVYNNTGISEEPVKVRQVYVLDEGQLKLSWLVNLYEESGHHWWNVNVDAGTGKILKEYDWVISCNFDDPHTHGEKGEMHFSKVIKKKEFIGPQNLAENMAGERYNVYAMPVENPNDGNRSIVTDPALLAASPYGWHDTNGAAGAEYTITRGNNVWAQEDRNGNNGTGAAADGGSNLSFDFSLNLNQEPTQYQDAAITNLFYWNNIMHDVWYVYGFNEASGNFQENNYGKGGRGSDSVNADAQDGSGTNNANFGTPPDGSNPRMQMFLWNRTNPGRDGDLDNLIIAHEYGHGISTRLVGGPSTNALGGSEQMGEGWSDWFGLVLTMKAGDVGTTGRGVGTYVLGQGQDGLGIRPTRYSTDTAINGTDYGDINNLRVPHGVGYAFATILWDMTWALVKEEGFDPDFYNGTGGNNIAMALVIEGLKNTANNPGFVSGRDGILQADRDLYNGKYNCLIWTVFSARGVGKDAVENNNGGSNSNTDQTVSFVNGCDGGGGGDECTGNIAAFPYKQSFEGTLGGWVQATNDDLDWTIDANGTPSNGTGPGAAVDGDSYIYVEASGSGTGFPNKRAILNSPCIDMTNLTSAFLKFKYHMIGSAIGTLTVEARTGNEGQWASIFTKTGAQGTDWNDASIDLSSYLGNAKVQLRLNVVTGSSWQGDITIDDLNITSDGGGGGNGCTSGISSFPYSEGFENNLGAWTQSSNDNLDWTVDANGTPSNGTGPSSASEGANYIYVEASGNGTGFPNKRAILNSPCFDLSSVATANFSFKYHMLGSAIGRLDVEASTDDGTSWTSIFNKTGAQGSSWNTANIDLAAYVGGSVQLRFNTVTGTSWQADVAIDDVKLTEGAVSTDICEGVAPYDPNRSYSPGERVTFQGSLYERTATSWTNLGRCGTTAVDSFAGDDVASKTIPQELLQKGLSITLTPNPITKGGVLNVSMYNAAQGTETFRILNILGQTVKQGIINNNTANVISTESLTVGMYILNVGKQNKKFIIN, from the coding sequence ATGAAAAAAAATGTAACATTTTTAATTTTAACACTTTTTTTAGGGCAGATGATGATCGCCCAAAACATGGAATCGATTGTTAGAGATTATTTCAATGTTTCCACTACAAAATCCGCACTAAACAAACAAGATGTAGCTGAATGGAAAATTAAAGATATAGTCCCTTCTTTAAACCCTGACATCAAACATGTTTATATTAATCAATATTATCAGGGGATAGAAATACAGGATGGTACATATAAGCTAACTGTAAAGAATGATCAGGTAACCTGGGAGATTAATCAATTTATTACTGATATTAAGTCCAAAATCAATTCTTCAAAAGCATTTACTTCTCCCGAGAGTGCAATTATGAAGGTAGTACAAGCACATAATTTACGAACTCCGAATGCATTAAACAGAAGTGCTAATAAGTCTGCAAAAGGAGATTTGGTATATAATAATACCGGAATTAGTGAAGAACCTGTAAAAGTACGACAAGTATATGTACTGGATGAAGGACAACTAAAATTGTCTTGGTTAGTAAATTTATATGAAGAGAGTGGACATCACTGGTGGAATGTAAATGTAGATGCAGGTACAGGAAAAATTCTTAAAGAATACGATTGGGTAATAAGCTGTAATTTTGATGACCCACATACACATGGAGAAAAAGGAGAAATGCATTTTTCTAAGGTGATAAAAAAGAAAGAATTTATCGGTCCTCAGAATTTAGCCGAAAATATGGCAGGAGAGCGCTACAATGTATATGCAATGCCTGTTGAAAATCCGAATGATGGAAATCGTTCTATTGTAACAGATCCGGCTTTATTAGCGGCATCTCCTTATGGATGGCATGATACCAATGGAGCAGCAGGAGCAGAGTATACGATTACCAGAGGAAACAATGTATGGGCACAAGAGGATAGAAACGGGAATAATGGTACAGGAGCTGCTGCTGATGGAGGAAGTAATCTTTCGTTTGATTTTTCCTTAAATCTAAATCAAGAGCCAACTCAGTATCAGGATGCTGCAATTACAAACTTGTTCTACTGGAATAATATTATGCACGATGTTTGGTATGTATATGGATTTAATGAAGCAAGTGGTAATTTTCAGGAAAACAACTACGGAAAAGGAGGACGAGGTAGCGATTCTGTAAATGCAGACGCACAAGACGGAAGTGGTACTAATAATGCTAATTTTGGAACGCCTCCGGATGGAAGTAATCCTAGAATGCAGATGTTTTTATGGAATAGAACCAATCCGGGAAGAGATGGAGATTTGGATAACCTAATTATAGCACATGAATATGGTCATGGGATTTCTACTCGGTTAGTAGGAGGACCTTCAACTAATGCTTTAGGAGGATCAGAGCAAATGGGAGAAGGATGGTCTGATTGGTTTGGATTAGTATTGACGATGAAAGCAGGAGATGTAGGAACAACAGGAAGAGGAGTAGGAACCTATGTATTAGGACAAGGACAAGATGGGTTAGGAATTCGCCCTACTAGATATTCTACCGATACTGCAATTAACGGAACAGACTATGGAGATATTAATAACCTGAGAGTACCGCACGGTGTAGGATATGCTTTTGCGACGATCTTATGGGATATGACATGGGCATTGGTTAAAGAAGAAGGCTTTGATCCTGATTTCTATAATGGTACAGGAGGTAATAATATCGCAATGGCACTGGTTATCGAAGGACTTAAAAATACAGCAAATAATCCAGGGTTTGTATCTGGTAGAGATGGAATTTTACAAGCAGACAGAGACTTATATAATGGGAAATATAATTGTTTAATATGGACCGTATTCTCTGCAAGAGGAGTAGGAAAAGATGCAGTAGAAAATAATAATGGAGGAAGCAATAGTAATACTGATCAGACTGTATCATTCGTCAATGGATGTGATGGCGGTGGCGGTGGAGATGAATGTACAGGAAATATTGCAGCTTTCCCATACAAACAGAGCTTCGAAGGTACATTAGGCGGATGGGTACAGGCAACCAATGATGATCTAGACTGGACGATAGACGCTAATGGAACTCCTTCTAATGGAACAGGACCAGGTGCAGCGGTAGATGGTGATTCTTATATTTATGTAGAAGCTTCAGGAAGTGGAACGGGATTCCCTAATAAAAGAGCTATCCTTAATTCTCCATGTATTGATATGACTAATTTGACCTCCGCTTTCCTTAAGTTCAAATACCATATGATAGGATCAGCAATAGGAACATTAACAGTAGAAGCCAGAACAGGAAATGAAGGACAGTGGGCTAGTATATTTACAAAAACCGGAGCACAAGGAACAGACTGGAACGATGCAAGTATCGATTTATCTTCCTATTTAGGAAATGCAAAAGTACAGTTACGTCTTAATGTAGTAACAGGTAGTAGCTGGCAAGGAGACATAACAATTGATGATCTTAATATAACTTCCGATGGAGGAGGAGGTGGAAATGGATGTACCAGTGGTATTTCTTCTTTCCCATATTCAGAAGGTTTTGAAAATAATTTAGGAGCCTGGACACAATCGTCTAACGATAACCTGGACTGGACAGTAGATGCTAATGGAACTCCATCTAATGGAACTGGACCTTCTTCTGCTAGTGAAGGAGCTAATTATATTTATGTAGAAGCTTCTGGGAATGGAACAGGTTTCCCTAATAAAAGAGCGATATTAAACTCTCCATGCTTTGATTTAAGTTCTGTAGCAACAGCTAATTTTAGCTTTAAATATCATATGTTAGGAAGTGCCATTGGAAGGTTAGATGTAGAAGCAAGTACCGATGATGGAACTTCATGGACAAGTATCTTTAATAAGACAGGAGCACAAGGATCTAGCTGGAATACGGCAAATATTGATCTGGCGGCTTACGTAGGTGGTTCTGTACAATTGAGATTTAATACTGTGACCGGTACTAGCTGGCAGGCAGATGTAGCTATTGATGATGTAAAATTAACAGAAGGAGCAGTGTCTACCGATATTTGTGAGGGAGTAGCTCCTTATGATCCGAATCGTTCGTATAGTCCGGGAGAGAGAGTTACTTTCCAAGGAAGTCTGTATGAAAGAACAGCTACGAGTTGGACCAATTTAGGTAGATGTGGAACAACAGCAGTGGATTCTTTTGCAGGAGATGATGTAGCTTCTAAAACAATTCCTCAAGAATTGTTACAGAAAGGACTTTCTATAACTTTGACTCCAAATCCAATCACTAAAGGAGGAGTGCTAAACGTTTCTATGTACAATGCGGCGCAAGGAACAGAAACGTTTAGAATACTAAATATATTAGGTCAGACCGTAAAGCAGGGGATAATCAATAATAATACAGCTAATGTAATATCAACGGAATCCCTTACTGTCGGAATGTATATCCTCAATGTAGGAAAACAGAATAAAAAGTTTATAATAAACTAA
- a CDS encoding fibronectin type III domain-containing protein, translating to MKKIILIALCILTWGSYGNNGRYRLSLRDNPATSIVVGWDQLSGTNPTVYYGTTDYGTDYTRYPNTKTADRVVSYKGMNNHFARLTGLIPNTAYYFVIRDSQGTSARFWFKTAPSDNSRLSFIAGGDSRNNRTPRKNANRLVAKLKPHAVLFGGDMTNGDSSGEWRDWFDDWQLTIAGDNRMFPIVAARGNHEDSNNSIYNLFDVPSTSVYYALTFGKNLVRAYTLNTEISISGNQTNWLKNDLNAHPNVLWKMAQYHKPMRPHVSSKREGNSQYSNWAQLFYDKEVKLVVECDSHTVKSTWPVRPTTGSGNDEGFIREDQNGTVYVGEGCWGAPLRSNNDSKSWTRNSSRFNQFKWIFVDENKIETRTIKVDNASQVGEVSNSDVFQIPANLDIWNPSNGSVITISASSVPSYTVTTNTTGEGSVDGGGVYKEGEQITLTATPQAGWEFEKWTGGATGTTNPIQLTVTSDLTVTAVFKKINGGNTGTLGIITIGDKNSRHATRRAMPYTMTESGTLKSVALHVEGGVGSVQVGVYRDQNGVPGDRIGKTAVTAVRSARGWQHIPLETSVRITSGTTVWLAWIFSDNPGIAYVSGTPGRYQATNSSWSSSGNNMPTSYGNGSQSNYRYSIYAVYEKSSVSEYTVSTSVSGQGTVDGAGVYASGTQLSLKATPQPGWKFDSWSGGASGTENPLTITVNSDVSVTAVFKENTGGTTATLGITTVGDRTSKHATRRAMPYTMSESGILKSVSLHVEGGSGSVQVGVYEDVNGVPGNLLGKTSMTAVQGTRGWQTISLINPVTVSSGSTVWLAWIFSNNPGIAYITGSPGRYQATNSQWVAGQDNMPTAYGSGSQSDYKYSIYATYEVSNNLTTSSVERNEDTPSAIALYPNPFTADLYLDIPSDAVKKVFIEVRNLNGKTVYHTVVTKVSDRVALPVQNLKKGVYFIVLKSQTGNTLLSDKIIKR from the coding sequence ATGAAAAAAATCATCTTAATAGCACTGTGTATTCTTACATGGGGCTCATATGGGAACAATGGGAGGTATCGTTTGTCCCTTAGGGATAATCCTGCAACATCCATTGTAGTAGGGTGGGATCAGCTATCAGGTACGAACCCTACGGTATATTATGGAACTACTGATTATGGTACAGATTATACGAGGTATCCTAATACTAAAACAGCTGATAGAGTTGTATCTTATAAAGGAATGAATAATCACTTTGCACGATTAACAGGATTGATACCTAATACGGCATATTATTTTGTGATTAGAGATAGTCAGGGAACAAGTGCCCGGTTTTGGTTCAAAACGGCTCCCTCTGATAATAGTAGATTATCATTTATTGCAGGAGGAGATTCGAGAAATAACAGAACTCCCAGAAAAAATGCCAATAGATTAGTAGCCAAACTAAAACCTCATGCAGTGTTATTTGGAGGAGATATGACCAATGGAGATAGTAGTGGAGAATGGAGAGATTGGTTTGATGATTGGCAGTTGACAATAGCAGGAGATAACCGAATGTTTCCTATAGTAGCAGCCAGAGGAAATCATGAAGATAGTAATAATAGTATCTATAATCTATTTGATGTTCCTTCTACCAGTGTATATTATGCCCTTACTTTTGGAAAGAATCTCGTACGAGCTTATACCTTAAATACAGAGATCTCAATTTCCGGAAATCAAACAAATTGGTTAAAAAATGATTTAAATGCACATCCAAACGTACTGTGGAAAATGGCACAATATCATAAACCGATGAGACCTCATGTCTCTTCTAAAAGAGAAGGAAACAGTCAATATTCTAATTGGGCACAGCTTTTTTATGATAAAGAAGTAAAGTTAGTGGTAGAATGTGATTCTCATACCGTAAAATCTACTTGGCCTGTTCGTCCGACAACCGGAAGCGGAAATGATGAAGGTTTTATCAGAGAAGATCAGAATGGAACTGTTTATGTAGGGGAAGGATGCTGGGGAGCACCGCTTAGATCAAATAATGATAGCAAAAGCTGGACGAGAAATTCATCGAGATTCAATCAGTTTAAATGGATATTTGTTGATGAAAATAAAATAGAAACGCGAACGATTAAGGTTGATAATGCATCTCAGGTAGGAGAAGTGTCTAATTCTGATGTTTTTCAAATACCAGCAAATTTGGATATTTGGAATCCTTCTAATGGAAGTGTGATTACAATTAGTGCAAGTTCAGTACCTTCTTATACTGTAACTACAAATACAACAGGAGAAGGAAGTGTTGATGGAGGAGGAGTCTATAAAGAAGGAGAACAGATTACATTAACCGCAACACCACAAGCCGGTTGGGAATTCGAAAAATGGACAGGAGGAGCGACAGGAACAACAAACCCAATACAATTGACTGTAACAAGTGATCTTACAGTAACTGCAGTGTTTAAAAAAATTAATGGGGGAAATACGGGTACCCTAGGAATCATAACAATCGGAGATAAAAACTCAAGACATGCTACCCGAAGAGCGATGCCCTATACAATGACTGAATCAGGAACACTAAAAAGTGTAGCCCTTCATGTAGAAGGTGGTGTCGGAAGTGTTCAGGTAGGAGTGTATAGAGATCAAAATGGAGTTCCTGGGGACCGAATAGGAAAAACAGCTGTAACTGCAGTACGGTCTGCTAGGGGGTGGCAACATATTCCATTAGAAACTTCTGTACGTATTACTTCAGGAACAACCGTTTGGTTAGCATGGATTTTTTCTGATAATCCAGGGATTGCATATGTCAGTGGAACTCCGGGAAGATATCAAGCGACAAACTCTTCATGGTCTTCTAGTGGTAATAATATGCCGACATCTTATGGAAATGGATCACAGAGTAATTACCGATATTCGATCTATGCAGTATATGAGAAGTCAAGTGTGTCAGAATACACTGTAAGTACTTCTGTATCGGGACAAGGAACTGTTGATGGGGCTGGGGTATATGCTTCAGGGACACAACTGAGCCTGAAGGCAACTCCCCAACCAGGTTGGAAGTTTGATTCCTGGAGTGGAGGAGCTTCAGGAACAGAAAATCCATTGACGATTACGGTAAATTCAGATGTTTCTGTGACAGCTGTTTTTAAGGAAAATACAGGAGGAACAACCGCTACTTTAGGAATCACTACAGTAGGAGATAGAACCTCAAAACATGCTACCAGAAGAGCAATGCCATATACGATGTCAGAGTCCGGAATTTTGAAAAGTGTTTCCCTACATGTAGAAGGAGGAAGTGGAAGCGTACAAGTAGGCGTATATGAAGATGTGAACGGAGTGCCAGGAAACCTATTGGGTAAGACAAGTATGACTGCTGTGCAGGGAACCAGAGGGTGGCAAACAATTTCCTTGATCAATCCGGTTACTGTTTCTTCGGGATCTACGGTATGGTTAGCATGGATATTTTCTAACAACCCGGGAATTGCATACATAACAGGAAGTCCGGGAAGGTATCAGGCTACAAATTCTCAGTGGGTAGCCGGACAGGATAACATGCCGACAGCATATGGTAGTGGTTCTCAAAGTGATTATAAATATTCAATTTATGCTACCTATGAGGTAAGTAATAATCTCACAACTTCATCGGTTGAAAGGAACGAAGATACTCCATCAGCAATAGCACTGTATCCCAATCCGTTTACGGCAGATTTATATCTAGATATTCCTTCTGATGCCGTAAAAAAGGTGTTTATTGAGGTGAGAAACCTAAATGGCAAAACAGTGTATCATACTGTAGTAACCAAGGTATCTGATAGAGTCGCATTACCAGTACAAAACCTAAAAAAAGGAGTGTATTTTATCGTATTAAAAAGCCAAACAGGGAATACACTTTTATCAGATAAAATCATAAAAAGATAA
- a CDS encoding GNAT family N-acetyltransferase codes for MRIRPVEKKEAEQLRVIGIATFEDTYGSLNTPENMKIYLEKNFSKKQLLKELDNPDSKFYFLEEQEKVLGYLKINVGSSQTEYCLDEALEVERIYILSIYQGRGYGSKLLDKAVEIAKTAGVKNIWLGVWEKNLKAINFYQKNGFVVFHTHIFKLGDEEQTDLLMKKVILDE; via the coding sequence ATGCGAATTCGACCTGTAGAGAAAAAAGAAGCTGAACAATTAAGGGTAATTGGTATTGCAACCTTTGAAGATACATATGGGAGTTTGAATACTCCGGAGAATATGAAAATTTATCTGGAAAAAAACTTCTCGAAAAAGCAGCTATTGAAAGAGTTAGATAACCCGGATTCAAAATTTTATTTTTTGGAAGAGCAAGAGAAGGTGCTCGGCTATCTGAAAATAAATGTAGGAAGTTCTCAGACTGAATACTGCCTGGATGAGGCATTAGAAGTAGAGCGTATTTATATTTTATCTATATATCAGGGAAGAGGGTATGGAAGTAAATTATTGGATAAAGCTGTAGAAATAGCAAAGACAGCAGGAGTAAAAAACATTTGGCTAGGCGTTTGGGAAAAAAATCTCAAAGCGATTAATTTTTACCAGAAAAATGGGTTTGTAGTATTTCATACTCATATATTCAAATTAGGAGATGAAGAACAAACTGATCTTTTGATGAAAAAAGTAATTTTAGACGAATAG
- a CDS encoding LETM1-related biofilm-associated protein: MNPSATGWIEKFLTDHHKHTTAGSLPTLDMAYPSLRQAGFIYGTSIQTFINTSSKIVYSEEEKTKINLLGALIISYYDTIEDGTDHDCIDALIQFYEYMDTKKSYFSFLQSISSKNTDRLERILHTRIQTNESIFKKNFSHLLTNALLFIDVLAFEYFLIHNKNPFDYASKLEETITQIVFLSLHSKPKKDSYDELVLKLFASSVRYNKIHDTEYISLKDINVAMYADSLEKKYILDLTSLANWNENQASQHSFILSLGNQLNVSDLEINNSLSTVQSFINAHKEDISFFNYSNPAHHFYKQTSRTVSIAILRNKKRLINEITQSKELMILLGQSTTRELSSSEKQKVKRQLLDICKTIPSLAIFILPGGSLLLPLLIKFIPQLLPSAFNENKQ; the protein is encoded by the coding sequence ATGAATCCTTCTGCTACAGGCTGGATAGAAAAGTTCTTAACAGACCATCACAAACATACTACCGCTGGTTCCCTTCCTACATTAGATATGGCATATCCTTCTCTTAGGCAAGCAGGTTTTATCTACGGTACATCGATCCAAACCTTTATAAATACTTCTTCTAAGATTGTATATTCTGAAGAAGAAAAAACCAAGATCAACTTATTAGGTGCCCTGATAATTTCATATTATGACACCATAGAAGACGGTACTGATCATGACTGTATTGATGCACTTATTCAGTTCTATGAATATATGGATACTAAAAAGTCATATTTTTCTTTTCTTCAATCCATTTCATCCAAAAATACGGATCGATTAGAGCGTATATTACATACGCGTATTCAGACCAATGAATCCATTTTCAAGAAAAACTTTAGCCACCTGTTAACTAATGCCTTGTTATTTATTGACGTACTGGCTTTTGAGTATTTTCTGATTCACAATAAGAACCCGTTTGATTACGCTTCTAAATTAGAAGAAACTATTACTCAAATTGTTTTTTTATCTCTTCATTCAAAACCTAAAAAAGATTCTTATGATGAATTGGTATTGAAACTATTCGCATCTTCTGTTCGTTATAATAAAATACATGATACTGAGTACATTTCTCTCAAAGATATCAATGTAGCTATGTATGCCGACTCTCTAGAAAAAAAATACATTCTGGATTTGACCAGTTTAGCCAACTGGAATGAAAATCAGGCTTCTCAACATTCTTTTATCCTATCATTAGGAAATCAATTGAATGTATCTGATCTGGAAATTAACAACTCTTTATCTACAGTGCAGTCTTTTATCAACGCACATAAGGAGGATATTTCGTTCTTTAACTATTCTAACCCGGCACATCATTTTTATAAACAAACCTCCAGAACTGTTAGTATCGCTATTTTACGAAATAAAAAACGATTGATTAATGAAATAACACAGAGTAAAGAGCTTATGATCTTATTAGGTCAGTCTACCACTCGCGAACTCTCTTCATCAGAGAAGCAAAAAGTAAAACGTCAATTATTAGATATTTGTAAAACCATTCCTTCTCTGGCTATCTTTATTCTTCCTGGCGGAAGCCTACTTCTCCCATTACTCATTAAATTTATTCCACAATTGCTTCCCTCTGCTTTTAATGAAAATAAGCAATAG
- a CDS encoding superoxide dismutase yields the protein MDKRKFLKTTILASTGIAAAPSLVLSSCNSSEKKEKTTPEINEKDVKKETSSSSPLFSLPPLVYGYDAFTDVIDAQTMEIHHSKHHQGYVNKLNKALKDTPVSGNTIEDILKNEALPIQVRNNGGGHFNHSLYWDILTPGGAMSDTLKAAIVKSFNSIEAFKEELATAGKKRFGSGWAWLCQSADKNLFITSTPNQDNPLMHVADKQGHPILGIDVWEHAYYLKYQNKRGEYLQNIINKINWTKVEDRMI from the coding sequence ATGGATAAACGTAAATTTCTAAAAACTACGATATTAGCCTCTACCGGAATTGCCGCAGCCCCTTCTCTGGTATTATCTTCTTGTAATTCTTCTGAGAAAAAGGAAAAAACCACACCAGAGATCAATGAAAAAGATGTTAAAAAGGAAACATCTTCTTCCAGTCCTTTATTTAGTCTGCCTCCTTTGGTATATGGATATGATGCATTTACTGATGTAATCGATGCACAAACCATGGAAATCCATCATTCTAAACACCATCAAGGGTATGTAAACAAACTAAATAAAGCACTGAAAGACACTCCTGTTTCTGGAAATACAATTGAAGATATCCTGAAGAATGAAGCGCTTCCTATCCAGGTTAGAAATAATGGAGGAGGTCATTTTAATCATTCTCTCTACTGGGATATTCTTACTCCAGGTGGTGCAATGTCTGATACACTAAAAGCTGCTATTGTAAAAAGTTTTAATTCTATTGAAGCTTTTAAAGAGGAGCTTGCCACAGCAGGTAAAAAACGATTTGGTTCCGGATGGGCATGGCTTTGTCAGAGTGCGGACAAAAACTTATTTATCACCTCAACTCCTAATCAAGACAATCCATTAATGCACGTTGCGGATAAACAAGGGCATCCAATTTTGGGAATTGATGTTTGGGAGCATGCATATTATTTAAAATACCAAAATAAAAGAGGAGAATACCTTCAAAATATTATCAATAAAATAAACTGGACTAAGGTAGAAGATCGTATGATTTAA
- a CDS encoding RNA polymerase sigma factor, whose translation MDKDLEHSFVTHLDQNQNIVHKVCRLYTNDRESHNDLFQEITIQLWKAYPKFRGDAKFSTWMYRVALNTAITLYRKSKKSIKTADFDAMDFKIKAEEYDDEVEEQLKLMYKAVKELNDIEKALVFLYLEDKSYREIADTMGITEVNARVKMNRVKTKLKKILNP comes from the coding sequence GTGGATAAAGATTTAGAACATAGTTTTGTAACACATTTAGATCAGAATCAGAATATTGTGCATAAAGTATGTCGTTTGTATACAAATGACAGAGAATCACACAATGATTTGTTTCAGGAGATTACCATTCAGCTCTGGAAAGCGTATCCAAAATTTAGGGGAGATGCTAAATTTAGTACCTGGATGTATAGAGTAGCGTTGAATACAGCAATTACACTCTATAGAAAATCCAAAAAAAGCATTAAAACAGCTGATTTTGACGCGATGGATTTTAAAATTAAAGCTGAAGAATACGACGATGAAGTCGAAGAACAGCTGAAATTAATGTACAAAGCAGTAAAAGAACTTAATGATATAGAAAAAGCATTGGTATTTTTATATCTGGAAGATAAATCATATAGGGAAATTGCAGATACAATGGGGATAACAGAAGTAAATGCAAGAGTAAAAATGAATCGAGTGAAAACGAAGTTGAAAAAAATATTAAATCCTTAA
- a CDS encoding lycopene cyclase domain-containing protein: MNWLYFWLDIGSLSIPFIASFHPKLRFYKKWPQLFIGIVAMMLFFIPWDILFTKYGIWGFNPFYLTGVYLWKLPIEEWLFFICIPYACTFTYHAFHILTPKLILKEKYTKILSLGLIILSVVIAIIHYNKWYTVINYGYATILLIFSVRYAIPTLQRFYIVFIVILVPFFLINGLLTGSFIEDQVVWYNNYENLQFRIGTIPVEDTMYAFTMLLTVLLFITYKSRE; encoded by the coding sequence GTGAATTGGCTGTATTTTTGGTTAGATATTGGCTCGCTTAGCATTCCTTTTATAGCGAGTTTTCATCCCAAACTCAGGTTTTATAAAAAATGGCCACAGCTTTTTATAGGGATTGTGGCAATGATGCTATTTTTTATTCCATGGGATATTTTGTTTACCAAATATGGAATATGGGGATTTAATCCCTTTTATTTAACAGGAGTATACCTCTGGAAACTTCCGATAGAAGAGTGGTTGTTTTTTATATGTATTCCTTATGCCTGTACATTTACATACCATGCATTTCACATCTTAACTCCAAAACTTATTCTCAAAGAAAAGTATACAAAGATACTTAGTCTAGGACTTATCATCTTGTCCGTTGTGATAGCTATTATTCATTATAATAAGTGGTATACTGTGATTAACTATGGCTATGCTACAATTCTTCTTATTTTTTCAGTTCGATATGCAATACCTACTTTGCAGCGATTCTACATCGTATTTATAGTTATTTTAGTTCCCTTTTTTTTAATTAACGGTCTCCTTACAGGAAGTTTTATAGAAGATCAGGTAGTGTGGTATAATAATTATGAAAATCTTCAGTTCAGAATTGGTACGATTCCTGTAGAGGATACGATGTATGCGTTTACGATGCTTTTGACCGTTTTACTGTTTATTACTTATAAAAGTCGGGAATAA